One segment of Gadus chalcogrammus isolate NIFS_2021 chromosome 8, NIFS_Gcha_1.0, whole genome shotgun sequence DNA contains the following:
- the LOC130388247 gene encoding uncharacterized protein KIAA0040 homolog: protein MADKKGTVLDFFNQLWNFAADKHNQGVYNTVCLAVLLALPLLVLLTSLVVCCHYCCGGSGCCCCRRRRDKGAAVTARSDTKKKKKQNRGDTEDLWISVKTGQMTPDRIAMEMV from the coding sequence atgGCGGATAAAAAGGGCACCGTGCTGGACTTTTTCAACCAGCTGTGGAACTTTGCTGCGGACAAACACAACCAAGGGGTGTACAACACGGTGTGCCTGGCCGTCCTGCTggccctccccctgctggtccTGCTCACCTCGCTGGTGGTGTGCTGTCACTACTGCTGTGGCGgcagtggctgctgctgctgccgccgccgaaGGGACAAGGGGGCCGCAGTGACCGCGAGGTCGgacacaaagaagaagaaaaagcagAACAGGGGGGACACGGAGGACTTGTGGATCTCCGTGAAGACGGGACAGATGACGCCAGACCGTATCGCCATGGAgatggtgtag